The Petrotoga mobilis SJ95 genomic sequence ATTAGGATCATGCTCTACCCATCCGGGTTTAGGATAATACTGTAAAAATTCTTGTTGTGCTACACTAACAACATTTCCATCGTGATCAAAAATTATTGCCCGAGAACTTGTAGTACCTTGATCGATTGATAAAATATACTTTTCCATTACAATCCTCCTCGTAAAATATGCACGTTTCATATTTCATTTTTTTCTACCCACTCTTTTTGGAAGAGAATCTTTTTTATTTAATATTTCTTTTCAAGACTATAATTTCTAACTTATCAGAAGCATCTTCAGCCCTGTCTGCTATATCTCCTATCTGTAGAAAAAGATCTTTTAACTGCAACTTTTCGGATAATTCAAGGTTATTTATTTCAAATAATCTTCGTATTAAATCCTTCTCTAAAATATCTTCTTCATGTTCATGTAATTCAACTTTTTGAATATAATCACCACTTTTTTCTATATTTTCGAATACGTTTTCTATTGACTTTTTCAAAGACTTATAAGTTTTCTTTACTAATCGACTTTGTTCTAAAAAATCTGCTTTAAAATCCTTAGGTATTTTTGGTTTTTGAAAAGCTAAGATTTCTGAAACGGTTTGTGTTTTATTCATAACCTTATCAACCGATTCTATTAATTCTAAAAGCTCTCCTCTGAAATTTGGCAAAAAGGCTCCTTGATACATTTCACTTTCCGTTTTTCTTCTTAATGTGTCAGCTTCGCTTTCTATATTAGCTATTTGTTTTGATAATTCTACAGATTTTTCAATATCGTTAGTTACGTACAATTCTATTAATTCTGTAAATAAGTTTAAACCTTCTTCGACTTTGTCTAAATGTTTAGAAAAAAGTTTTATTACTTTTTCTTCCTTTTTTCCAAAAAAAAGCTTCATCGTGCACCTCCGCGTATAACTTCGCAATTTACTGTCTTCGGATTTTACCTAACGATGGTCCTCCTCACTTCCGATTAGTGGTTAACCGCACCACTTAGATCGATACGAATTTTCATCTCTTAATTGTTATGTATGTTAAGTACATTCAGAAATGTAGGAGACATATTGGACTCAACCTTTTTAAGATAATAATTGAATTAGAAATAATACTGCAAGTGAAATAAGCCCAGAAATCATAGGGGTTCCTATCCAACCAAAAATTACTTTCATTATTGTGCTCGTATCAAAAGTTCTAGTACCTGTTGCTATTCCAACGCCTACAATAGCTCCTATTGTAGCCTGTGCCGCACTGACGGGGACACCAATTAAAGAGTAGATCCACAGGGTAACCCCTGCCCCTAAAATCGATACGGATGAAGAAAAATGATCCAATTCGACAATCCCTTTTCCTACTGTATACAAAACCTTCTTGTTGGTAGATAAAATTCCAACGGCTATTGATGAACCACCTATAATGAGTAAAAGGCTAGGAGTAAATAAAACGTTTGCAAATACTCCAGTAACGTTTGCAACATTGTTAGCTCCTAATGAGTATGCACTATAACAAATAGCGAGCCATGTTAGTATTTTTAAGAATCTATCTTGGGCTGTAACCCCTAAAAATTTTCTAAATATTAGGGCCAAAAGTCTATATAATATAAAAGCAAAGAGCAAGGCACCAATAGGAGTAAATATCCACGAAACGAAAATTCTTG encodes the following:
- a CDS encoding TIGR00153 family protein, whose translation is MKLFFGKKEEKVIKLFSKHLDKVEEGLNLFTELIELYVTNDIEKSVELSKQIANIESEADTLRRKTESEMYQGAFLPNFRGELLELIESVDKVMNKTQTVSEILAFQKPKIPKDFKADFLEQSRLVKKTYKSLKKSIENVFENIEKSGDYIQKVELHEHEEDILEKDLIRRLFEINNLELSEKLQLKDLFLQIGDIADRAEDASDKLEIIVLKRNIK
- a CDS encoding inorganic phosphate transporter; its protein translation is MILFYLIPAILLGWSLGSNNSSNVFGPAVASGLVPYKKAITISAILVFVGSVVGGRNGLNTLGTLTNLNIELLSLALFCAFLTMMFMSLIGLPASATQAVVGALIGVSILKGDFNSSILTRIFVSWIFTPIGALLFAFILYRLLALIFRKFLGVTAQDRFLKILTWLAICYSAYSLGANNVANVTGVFANVLFTPSLLLIIGGSSIAVGILSTNKKVLYTVGKGIVELDHFSSSVSILGAGVTLWIYSLIGVPVSAAQATIGAIVGVGIATGTRTFDTSTIMKVIFGWIGTPMISGLISLAVLFLIQLLS